The window GGCGCTTGAGTTCAACCAGGTCGTGGCCGAAGGGGACACGGTGGTGGCCGGCTACGAGTACAACACCCGCACCTTCGACTTCAGCCTCACCACCTACAACCAGAACGGCACGCCCAACAACAGGACTTTCACCGTGGACGCGGTTACGGAAACCCTGAACGGGGTGCTCAACCGCATCTCGGCGGACAGCGCGCTGGGGCTCGTGGCCTTCTACGAGGGGTCCTCGGACCGGGTGTCCGTATCCACGACCCGTACCGGCGACAACAATGCCGCGGGTGATGAAATCGGGGTGGGGACCACCGGGTTCCTGGCCGAGGTGTTGAGACTCGGTACCGCCGTCGAGCAGGGGGGCACCAACGCCCGGATCACGCTCAACGGCCTGGACATCACCCGCCCCACCAATGAATTCAGCCTGAACAACGTGCATTTCAGCCTGAAGGCGACAGGCACCGCCACCCTGACTGTCCGCAGCGACACCGCGTTCGTGTTTCAGCATATCAGGGGTTTCATTGACGCCTACAACGGTATTCTGGATCTGCTCAACGGCAAATTGCAGGAGGAGCGTTTCCGCGATTACCTCCCGCTCCTGGACGACGACCCTGCCCGGGAACGCATGACCGAGAAGCAGATTGATCAGTGGGAGCAGAAGGCCCGCAGCGGCCTGCTGCGCCACGACAGCCTCCTGAGCAGCATCGTCAACCGGCTGCGGACGGACGTCTTCACCCCGGTTTCCGGCCTCGGCGCTTCGCTGAACCACCTGGTGCACATCGGCATTACGGTCGGCAGCTTCGCCGACCAGGGCAAGCTGGTGATCGACGAGGCCAAGCTCCGGCGCGCCATCGAGCAGGACCCGGAGGGCGTGGCCCGGCTTTTCAACCAGAGCGGCACCACCAATGAGGAACAGGGTATCGGGCACCGGCTGTACGGCTACCTGGATACGGCCATCAAGCAGCTCACCGCCCGGGCGGGATCGCCAACCTACGCCTCGTCCTATGATCCCAGCTGGTTGGGCCGCCAGATCAGCATGCTCGATGAACGGATGCAGAGGACCGAAGAACGCCTGGAGAAGTTGGAAGACCGCTACTGGAAACAGTTCACCGCCCTGGAGCGGGCCATTTCCCGGATGAACGCTCAGAGCATGTGGCTCGCGCAGCAGTTCGGCGGGGGAATGTTCCAGGGGTAGATTTAAGGAGGTAGTACCGTGGCCGTCACCAACCCGTTCGCACATTACCAACAAAACGCTGTTTTGAACGCAGGGCCGGGACAACTGGTACTGATGCTTTTTAACGGCATTCTGAGGTTCGTCAAACAGGCCGACCTGGCGCTGGAAAACGGAGATCTGCCGCGGGCGCACAACGCCCTGGTAAGGGCCCAGGATATCGTTTCCTATCTGCGG is drawn from Candidatus Desulforudis audaxviator MP104C and contains these coding sequences:
- the fliD gene encoding flagellar filament capping protein FliD, encoding MSVIRIGGLATGLDTYQMIQDLMKVHRKPVDRLRQERQVLEWRREDYRGINSALLNFRNGTVFSMRLSSTFLAKTVASSNPAAVTATASPGAAKADYAVTVTSLATTAYKASTGTVSASGADKVDPDATLWSQRAKFGSNQFGWNLASVAGENIAGTGTNFYQLAHAWITPGSAAVKVVYGTGGEQVYQVYYTREAYNAGVEAHKVLVDTNTGALEFNQVVAEGDTVVAGYEYNTRTFDFSLTTYNQNGTPNNRTFTVDAVTETLNGVLNRISADSALGLVAFYEGSSDRVSVSTTRTGDNNAAGDEIGVGTTGFLAEVLRLGTAVEQGGTNARITLNGLDITRPTNEFSLNNVHFSLKATGTATLTVRSDTAFVFQHIRGFIDAYNGILDLLNGKLQEERFRDYLPLLDDDPARERMTEKQIDQWEQKARSGLLRHDSLLSSIVNRLRTDVFTPVSGLGASLNHLVHIGITVGSFADQGKLVIDEAKLRRAIEQDPEGVARLFNQSGTTNEEQGIGHRLYGYLDTAIKQLTARAGSPTYASSYDPSWLGRQISMLDERMQRTEERLEKLEDRYWKQFTALERAISRMNAQSMWLAQQFGGGMFQG